CAGAGCGTGGAGACGTTTTCGCAAGACGAAGAGCAGCTGGACAGTCTCTATGTGACGCAAAAGAATGCGGCCGAGTATATGCGGCTGGCCGTCGATCTGGAAACCGGCTTCCGGGGATATGTGCTGACCGAACAGCATCGGTATCTGCGGCCGTATCGCGTCGCGCAGGAAGGGATCGCTGCCATCGGCCACGATCTGGCCGAGCGCCTTTCCGGTGAGCAGTTGGATCGCTTCAAAGCGATTCAAACGCTGGTGGTCCAGTTGGTGACGGAGAAAGAAGCGTTGATTCGCGCCATCAAGGAGGGGCACAAACAGGAGGCATTCCACTACATCGAAGAGGGGCGCGGACGGGAATTGATGGTGGAGATTCGGCGGCAGATGGGAATCTTTGACCGGTACGGGCAGCAGAGTGTCGCTGAAAAATTGGCGCAGTTGAGCCAGGATCGCACGTCCACCATGTTCGTGGTGCTGGGCGGCGGCGTGTTTACCTTCGGGCTGATGGTCAGCGCGCTCTATCTGATTGCCCGTTCGATCGCGACGCCGCTGCGCGACCTGGCGACGACGGTCGGATCCTCGCCCGCGGGATTGGTGCCGGCCATCGCTGTGCTGGCGCGCACCGACGAAATCGGGGATCTCACGAGGGTCATGCACGACATGAGCGCCCAGATTCGCGGGCATTTCAATGAGATGGAGAAGTCCGAGGCCGCTCTTCGCCGGCTGAACGAGCACCTGGCGGCCTCCGAGGCAAAGTATCGAGGGCTTGTCGATCACGCTCCGTTCGGGATTTTTACCACGACGGGAATGCAGATTACGTTTAGCAATCGCTATAACCAAGAGCTTGCGGGGCTTGATCCCGATGATCCGGTGGACCCCGATGCGTTCAGGGAGTGCATTCACCCCGAGGACCGCGACCGAGTCCTGTCAGAATTTCGGCAAGCGGTGGCGCAGGGACAGCCGTGCGAAACCGTCTTCCGATTTTTGCACAAGAACGGCGGCGTGCGCAAAGTGTTGAGCCGCCGCCTGCCCATCGTCGGCGGCGACGGCCTCCAGCCGGTGTATGTGGGGTTCAACGTCGATATTACGGCCTTGGAAGACCTGCAGGCCCGGTTGAGCCGGGCCGAGCATTTGGCGACGTTGGGGCAGGTGGCGGCGGGCATTGCCCATGAGCTCAGGAATCCCCTCGTCGGGATCGGGTCCACCGCCTCGCTGTTGCTGGATGAGTTTGCGGGCGATGATCCGCGGCGGACGGACATTGACGTGATTTTGAAAGAGGCGAAACGATTGGATCGCATCGTGAACCAAATCGTGGAATATGCGCGGCCGCGCGAGCTGGCGCCGGTGCAGTTCAGCCTCTCGGATGTGATCGACGAAGTGGTCAAAACGCTCGATGTGCCGCTGCAGGCGAAACAGCTCGGCATCCGGGCGTCGTTGTCCCCGACAGCCGCCCAGGTGCATGCCGATCGGGATCAGATCAAGCAGGTGCTGCTGAATGTCATTCACAATGCGATCGATGCCTCTCCGGTGAATGGCGCGGCCATCGAGGTGATCGCCTTCGAACTGTCCAGCCAGGATCGGCCGGGCATCGTGGTGCTCGTCAAAGACGCCGGCGTCGGGATTGCGCCCGACGCGCTGTCCCGCGTCTTTGAGCCGTTTTTTACCACAGGCAAGCGGCATGGCACGGGGTTGGGGCTCGCCATCTGCCGGAACATCATCGCGAGTCATGGGGGCGATATCCACATGACGAGCGAGGCGGGAAAAGGGACGACCGTGCGGATCTGGCTCCCGCTGAGCCAGGAGCCGCACACGGTGAAAGGCTGACCGATGCGCGCAGTCATTTTTGTGACCGACGATGAACAGGCGATTCGCACCGCGATCGTGAAGCGGCTGACCCGGCAAGGGCATCGCGCCGTGGGGTACGAGTCCGGCGAAGCGTTGCTGGAGGCGCTCCGGCACGATGTGCCCGATCTCGTGCTGCTCGATTTGAAGATGCCGGGCCTCAACGGGCTCGATACCCTAAAGAGCCTGCGGCAGCTGGCTCCGTCCGCCATGGTGATCATGTTGACGGCGTACGGAACCGTGCAGGACGCCGTGGAGGCGATGAAGCTGGGGGCGTATGATTTTCTGATCAAGTCGGTCGATCTGGAGGGCATCGATCCGGTGGTCGCCCGGGTGCTGGATGTCGTGACGCTCCGGCGGCGTCTGGAGTCGGAGCTGGGCCGGCAGGAGAGCCAGTATCAGTTGAGCAATCTGGAAGCCCAGAGTTATGCGATGAAGCACTTGCTCGAACAGGTGCGTGAAGTGGCGGATAATCCCAAATCGTCGGTGATGCTGCTCGGCGAAACGGGAACCGGGAAAGAGTTTTTTGCGCGCGTCATTCATCACAACGGGCCACGGGCGTCCGGGCCGTT
The Nitrospira sp. genome window above contains:
- a CDS encoding ATP-binding protein — translated: MRERAARLFNNLPIHRKLLLASFIPLVALIVLSVMTYQSVETFSQDEEQLDSLYVTQKNAAEYMRLAVDLETGFRGYVLTEQHRYLRPYRVAQEGIAAIGHDLAERLSGEQLDRFKAIQTLVVQLVTEKEALIRAIKEGHKQEAFHYIEEGRGRELMVEIRRQMGIFDRYGQQSVAEKLAQLSQDRTSTMFVVLGGGVFTFGLMVSALYLIARSIATPLRDLATTVGSSPAGLVPAIAVLARTDEIGDLTRVMHDMSAQIRGHFNEMEKSEAALRRLNEHLAASEAKYRGLVDHAPFGIFTTTGMQITFSNRYNQELAGLDPDDPVDPDAFRECIHPEDRDRVLSEFRQAVAQGQPCETVFRFLHKNGGVRKVLSRRLPIVGGDGLQPVYVGFNVDITALEDLQARLSRAEHLATLGQVAAGIAHELRNPLVGIGSTASLLLDEFAGDDPRRTDIDVILKEAKRLDRIVNQIVEYARPRELAPVQFSLSDVIDEVVKTLDVPLQAKQLGIRASLSPTAAQVHADRDQIKQVLLNVIHNAIDASPVNGAAIEVIAFELSSQDRPGIVVLVKDAGVGIAPDALSRVFEPFFTTGKRHGTGLGLAICRNIIASHGGDIHMTSEAGKGTTVRIWLPLSQEPHTVKG